CCTGCCGCGTGTCGAACGGCTCATCGATCCTGAGCCTTGATCAGGAACAGGGAGGGCGCGCCCCTACGGCGTGGCGCGCAGGTTCCGGATCTGCGGGTCGAGCAGGCCGAGGCATGCCGCCGCCCCGAGCCCGGCGCACAGCCACAGGGCCCCCTGCAGCCCCAGCCAGGTCGCGAGCGGTCCGGCGAGAGCGAGGGCGACCGGGGTGAGCGCCAGCGAGCCGAACCAGTCGTAGGAGGACACGCGCGACAGGGACTCGTGCGGCACGTGCTGCTGCAGCGACGTGGTCCACATGATCTCGAAGACGTCGACGCCGACCCCGCACACGAACGACACCGCCACCAGGACCGGGAGCGAGGTCGGCACCGCCATGGCGACCAGCGGTGCCGCGATCACCACCTGGGCGAGCATCCCCACCAGCAGCGGGTGCTGGGGCTTGAGGCGCATGGCCACGACGACACCGACGAGCGTGCCGAGCGAGAACGAGACCAGCACCGCCGCCCAGCTCGACGCGCCCTCGAACGCCTCCAAGGACAGCACGGGACCGAGGACCCCGATGGCTGCGGTGAAGCCGAAGTTCGACAGGGCGAACAGCAGAACGATGAGCCACACCCAGCGCCGCGAGGTGAACTCGCGCCAGCCGTGGAGCAGGTCGCCGAGCATCGAGGTGCGGGCCTGTGCGGGCTCGCCGGTGCGCACCCCGGCGCGCACCAGGCTCAGCAGCACCGCCGACACGGCGTAGGTGGCCGCATCGACGACGAGGCCCCAGCCGGGTCCCACGACGGCGACGAGGACGCCCCCCGTGGCCGTGCCGAGGATGCCGGCGATGCTGGTCGACAGGCGCATCAGCGCGTTGGCCGACTGCAGGTCCTCGCCGGTGGCGAGGTGGGGGACCAGACCGGTGCTGGTCGGGTAGTAGACCGACGCCGCCGATCCGCCGACGAACGCGAGCACGGCGAGCGCGGGCACCGTCGCGTGCCCGCTGATGAACAGCAGGCCGGCGACGAGGTGGGCCGCCCCCGCTGTGGCCTCGGCGCCCGCCATCAGGCGTGCCCTGCTGCGGACGCGGTCCGCGATCACCCCGCCGAGCAGCAGGAACACGACTCGCGGCAGGGCGGCGCACAGCAGCACCACCCCGAGCGAGCCGGCGTCGCCACCGGACAGCGCGAGGACGCCGAACGCGAGCGCGATCGGCGCGATGCCGGTGCCGAAGTCCGAGACCAGGCGCGAGACCAGCACCAGGCCGAGGTCGCGACGGCGCAGCAGCCGGAGGTCGTCGCGCCACGCCCGTCTGGCCGGCCGGGACGCAGCCTCCCCGTCCGCCCCGGTCACGTCGTCACCCTGCCACGCCGTGGTCCCGAGCCGCCGCAGGGATTCGCCGCGGCCGGACGGACCCTCGGCGTGCAGGACCTGCGTGCGGCATCATCGCGACGAGTCGGACAGGCACGGGCCGCGCCGCGCACCGGCCCGGCGGCGGGTGCGGGCGACGTGGGAGGAACCGTGGGCGAGTACTCGGTGCGGGCGCTGGAGCCGGGGACGTGGGACGCGTTCGCGCGGATGGTGGAGCGGCACAACGGCGTGTTCGGCGGGTGCTGGTGCACGTGGTTCCACACCATGAGCTCGGAGAAGGAGCGCAGCTACGACGCCAACCGCGCGCTCAAGTGCCGCCTGGTCGACGAGGGCCGCGCCCACGCGGCGCTGGTGATGCACGAGGGCGAGGTGGTCGCCTGGTGCCAGTTCGGGTCGCCCGAGGAGCTGCCGAACATCTACCACCGCAAGCAGTACGAGCAGGAGCTCGACGTCCTCCCGGACTACCGGATCACCTGCATCTTCGTCGACAAGGCCCACCGGCGGCGGGGGCTGTCGATCCTCGCCCTGCGGGGCGCGCTCGACCTGATCGCCGACGCCGGCGGCGGCCTGGTCGAGGGGTATCCGCACGACGCGGGCGGGAAGCGGAAGTCGGTGCTCTACGACGGGACCCGGGAGCTGTTCGAGCGGGCCGGCTTCGAGTACGTCCGCAGCAAGGGCAGCGGCAACTGCGTGATGCGCCGCTCCGTGGAGCCGGTCGCGGCGCCCTGACCGCCGGGGGAGCCGGGACAGCCGCGGGACGCGGCCGGGTCAGCGGCGGCCCAGTGCAGCAGTCACGGCGGTCACCGAGTTGGCCCGGTGCGCGTGCTGCGCCGCGACGGCGGCCTCGGCGTCGCCGGAGCGCAGCGCGGCGAGCAGCGCGCGGTGCTCGTGCCGCACCCGCCGGCGGTTGGTGACGCCGGCGAAGTAGACGCTGCGGTAGACGTCGGTGGCGTCCCACAGCTGGCGCAGCGTGCGCGAGAGCCGCGGCATCGCCGCCGCGTCGAACAGCAGGAAGTGGAACTGGCGGTTGGCGACCGTCATGGCCCCGAGGTCGCCGGCGCTGCCCGCGGCGTCGACGTCGGCGGCCGCGGCGGCCAGCGCCGCGAGGTCGGTCGAGGTCAGGCGCGGCACCGCGACGCGGATGGCCTCGGCCTCGAGCAGCTCGCGCAGGCGGTAGACCTCCACGAGGTCGTCCACCGACAGCTCGCTCGCGACGTAGCCGCGGCGTGGGAGGTAGCGCACCGAGCCCTCGCCCTCGAGCACCTTGAGCGCCTCGCGCAGCGGCACCCGGGAGACGCCGAGCTGCTCGGCGAGCGCCTCCTGCCGCACGGGGGACCCGGGCGCGATCTCCCCGGTGACCAGCATGCGGCGCACGGCGTCGAGCACCGCCTCGGTCGTGGTGGGCGGGCGCACGGAGGCGGTGCTCACCCGTGCTCCCCGAGCGCGGGGGGCGGCAGCCGGTAGGCCGCCGGCGTCCCGGACAGGCGCAGCGGGTTGGCCACCTGGGCCACCTCGCTGCCGGGCACCCGCACCACGGGGTCGAGGCCGAGCGACTCCGCGAGCGCGAACGCCTCGCGCAGGTCGTTCACCGGCCCGCACGGCACGCCGGCCGCCGTGAGACGCGCCTGCCAGTGGTCGGCGCCACGGGTGCGCAGCACCTCCTCGAGGGCGGCGCGCACCTCGTCGCGGTGGGCGACGCGCTCGGGGTTCGTCGCGTAGCGCGGGTCGTCGGCCAGCGGCGCCACGCCCAGCACCTCGGCCAGGGCGCGGAACTGGCGGTCGTTGCCCACTGCCAGCACGAGCGGCCGGTCGGCCGTGGCGTAGACGGCGTAGGGCGTGATCGAGGGGTGGTCGTTGCCGAGGATCCCCGGCACCACGCCGCCCGCGGCGTAGGCCGAGGACTGGTTGACCATGGCGGAGAGCAGCGACGAGAGCAGGTTGACCTCGACGTGCTGCCCGCGACCCGTGCCGACGCGGTGGTGCAGCGCGGCGAGGATGCCGTAGACCGCGTGCAGCCCGGTGACGACGTCGACGAGTGCCACGCCCACCTTCGTCGGCTCGCCCGGCGCCGGCCCGGTCACCGACATGAGGCCGCCCATCGCCTGCACGAGCAGGTCGTAGCCGGGCAGGTCGCGACCGGCCCCGGAGCCGAAGCCGCTGACCGAGCACAGCACGAGGCCGGGGTTGTCCCGGGCGAGGTCGTCGTAGCCGAGGCCGAGGCGCTCGAGGGTGCCGGGCTTGAAGTTCTCGACCATCACGTCGGCCCGCAGGGCGAGGTCGCGCGCCCGCGCCAGTCCCTCGGCGGTGCCGAGGTCGATCGCCACCGAGCGCTTGTTGCGGTTGACGCCGGTGAAGTACGTCGCCGTGCCGTCCGCGGCGTACGGCGGCCCCCAGTGACGGGTGTCGTCGCCCGCGCCGGGGCGCTCGACCTTCACGACGTCGGCGCCGAGGTCGCCGAGCAGCATCGTGGCGTACGGACCGGCGAGCACCCGGGAGAAGTCGGCGACGAGCAGGTCGGACAGCGCGCCCGCGCCGGCGGTGCCCGTCATCAGCGGTAGGCGGCGATGCCCGTGAGCGCCTCGCCCACCACGAGCGTGTGCATCTCGTTGGTGCCCTCGTAGGTGAACACCGACTCGAGGTTGTTCATGTGCCGGATCACCGGGTACTCGAGCGTGATCCCGTTGCCGCCGAGGATCGACCGGCACTCACGCGCGATGGCCAGCGACTCGCGCGCGTTGTTGAGCTTCCCCACGCTCACCTGCTCAGGGCGGAGGGTGTGCGCGTCCTTGAGCCGGCCGAGGTGCAGGGCGAGCAGGAACCCCTTGTCGAGCTCGAGCGCCATGTCGGCCAGCTTCTTCTGGGTCAGCTGGAACCCGGCGATCGGCTTGTCGAACTGCTCGCGGTCGATCGCGTAGGAGATCGCCGTCTCGAGGCAGTCGCGGGCGGCGCCGAGCGTGCCGAACACGATCCCGAACCGCGCCTCGGACAGGCACGAGAGCGGGCCGCGCAGGCCGCGGACGCCGGGGAGCACGGCGTCGGCGGGCAGGCGCACGCCCTCGAGCACGAGCTCGGCCGTCACCGACGCCCGCAGCGAGAGCTTCTTGTGGATCTCCCGGGCGCTGAACCCCGGCGTCGACGTGGGCACCACGAACCCGCGGATCCCGTCGTCGGTGCGGGCCCACACCACCGCGACGTCGGCGACGGTGCCGTTGGTGATCCACATCTTGGTGCCGTCGAGCACCCAGTCGTCGCCGTCGCGCTTGGCGTAGGTGCGCATGCCGCCGGGGTTCGAGCCGAAGTCGGGCTCGGTGAGCCCGAAGCAGCCGATCGCCTCGCCGGTGGCCATGCGGGGCAGCCACTCCTGGCGCTGCTCCTCGGAGCCGAACGCGTGGATCGCGTACATGGCCAGCGACCCCTGCACGCTCACCAGCGAGCGGATGCCGGAGTCGCCCGCCTCGAGCTCGAGGCAGGCCAGGCCGTAGGACACCGCGTTCGTGCCGGCGCAGCCGTAGCCCTCGAGGTGCATCCCGAGCAGCCCCATGCCGCCCATCTCGCGGGCCAGCTCGCGCGCGGGGATCGACCCCGCCTCGAACCAGTCGCCCACCTCGGGGCGGATGCGGTCCTCGACGTACTGGCGCACCACGTCGCGGATCGCGCGCTCCTCGTCGTCGAGCAGGCCGTCGAGGTCGAGCAGGGCGAAGGGGGACTGCGGTGCGGGCGTCATGGCGGCTCCTCGGCTGGGTGTGCGCCCGAGGCTAGGCATATTGGATCCAATATTCAAGCCTCGGGCGCGCGCCCGTGGCTCAGCTGCCGACGCACACGTAGGTGAACGACACCGGGGCCTCGCCGCTGAGCGCCGTGACGCGGAACTCCGCACCGCTGGTGTAGCTGACCTGCACGGGGTTGAGCGCGTCCGAGGACGACACGGCGCAGAAGTACGACGACGCGCCGGTGAACGCCGCCGCGCCGGACAGCGGGACGTACGAGATGCCGGAGGGGACGCCCGTGCCCCCGGAGCCCGTGACGACGTGCTGGTCGGTGCGCAGCGTGCCCGCCGGGGCGTAGACCGGCCCCGCGGCGCCCGCCGGACCGGCCGGCCCCGCCTCGCCCGTCGCGCCGGTGGGCCCGGCCGGTCCCGACGGCCCGGTCGGCCCGGTGGCTCCGGTCTCGCCCGGCGCTCCCTGCGGACCCGCGGGTCCGGTGGGCCCGGTCGCGCCCGCCGGCCCGGCCGGTCCGGTCGGTCCGGTCGCACCTTCGGGCCCGGCGGCGCGGGTGACGGCGTACTTCGTCGCCCCGGCCGGGCAGGCGGTGAACGACCACGCGAGCGAGAGCGCGCGGCTGCCCGGGGCGGCGCACACGAACAGGGTGCCGAGCGGGTGGGCGGTGCTCGCGGCGGTGGCCGCCTCGCCGCGGGAGGCCGCGAGCGCGGGCGCGGCGAGCGCGCCGGCGGCGAGCAGCACCAGGACGCCGGCCGCGAGGCCGCGGGAGCGGGGGAGGGCGGGGCGGCGGGGGCCCGCGCCGGGGTCGGCGGGCTCGGTCCCGGGCTGCCGCAGGGGGTGGACGTGCATGACGGATCCCTCTCTGCGCCCCGCCGACGACGGTAGGGGCCGCGTCCGAGCCCGTGCGCGGCGAGTGACCGGAGGACGACGGGAAGTGACCGAACGGCCGACCCCGACGGCGCGACGGCGCGCGTCGCACGGTCCGCGCGGCACCGGCGGTAGCGTGCGCCGCATGGGCGGCGCGGACTCCGTGACGAGCGGTGCCGGCCTCGCCTCCGCCCGGCCCGGCCCGTCCGCCACGGACCCCGACCGGGACCCGGACACGCCCGGCGACCGGCGCCGGCCGGGGCGGCGCGCCGCCGCGCTCGTGCTGGCCGTGGTGCTGCTCGCGGTGGTCGGCGTCCTGGGCTGGACCTGGGCGTCCTCGCGCGGCGACGGCCCGGCGGCGCCGTCGTCGTCCGGGCCGGTGCTGCTCACCCACGACGGGCTCGCCGGCGTCGTCGCCTCCTCCGGCCACGCGGTCTACTGGGCCGGGCCGCGCGGCCTCGCGCGGTGGGAGGTCACCGTCGACGGCACCGACGTCTACGTGCGCTACCTGCCCGAGGGCGAGCGGCCCGGGTCGCGCACGCCCTACCTCACGATCGGCACGTACGAGAACGCCGACGCCTACGCCGTGGTGCAGGCGGCCGCCAAGGCCGCGGGGGCGCAGTCGCAGAGGCTCGCCGGCGGCGCGCTCGTGGTGGCCCCGGCGGCCACCCCGGACTCGGTGTTCTTCGCCTTCCCCGGCACGCCCCTGCTGATGGAGGTGTTCGACCCCACGCCGGGGCGGGCGCTCGCGCTCGTGCGCTCCGGCGACGTGCAGCCGCTGGCCTAGCCGGCCTGGTGGCCGGCGTCGGTCAGTGCCCGCCGAGGAACGGCGCGAACAGCTCGGCCCGCCGCGACGGCTTGCCCGTGCGCTCCTCGGCGCCGTCGGCCGAGCCCATGACCCGCAGGCCCAGGTTGACGCCGAGCCAGCGCAGCGGCTCGGGCTCCCACGCGGGCGAGCGGTGGTTGACCCACGGCAGCCGCGTGATGTCGCTGCGCTCGCCGCGCACGAGGTCGGCGAGGGTGCGCCCGGCGAGGTTGCTCGAGGCCACGCCGTCGCCGACGTAGCCGCCGGCCCAGCCGATCCCCGTGGTCTCGTCGAGGCCCACGGACGGGAACCAGTCGCGCGGGATGCCCAGCGGGCCGCCCCACGTGTGGGTCACGGCGTGGCCCTCGACGGCGGGGAACAGGTCGCGCAGCACGCGCCAGAGCTCGGCGAACACCGCCGGCTCGCGGTCGAACTCGGGCCGGATGCGCGAGCGCAGGTGGTAGGGCGCGCCGCGGCCGCCGAACACCAGGCGGTCGTCGGCGGTGCGCTGCCCGTAGATGATGAGGTGGCGGTGGTCGGCGAAGGTCTCCCCGTGGCGCAGCCCCACCTCGTCCCAGAACGACGCGGGCAGCGGCTCGGTGGCCAGCACGAGGGAGTACACCGGCGCGACGTCGCGGCGCGATCCCGGCAGCTGCGACGACCACGCCTCGGTGGCCCGCACGACGCGCGCGGCCACGACGTCCCCGCGCGTGGTGCGCACCACCCCGGGCTCGATCGACGTCACCCGGGTGCCCTCGTGGACGACGACGCCGAGCCGCTCCACCGCGAGGGCCAAGCCACGGACGAGCCGGGCCGGGTGGATCGAGGCGCAGTCGGGCGTGTAGGTGGCGCCCAGGACGTCGGTCGCGCCCAGCCGCGCCCGGGCCGCGTCGGCGTCGAGCAGGTCGAGCCGCTCGGGCCCGAACCCCCACGAGCGCTGCTCGGCCACCTCGGTGCGGGCCCGCTCGAGCTGCACGGGGGTGCGGGCCAGCACGACGGTGCCGCCCTTGCGGAAGTGGCAGTCGATGCCCTCGGCCGCGGTCGCGCGGCCCACCTCGTCGACGGTGTCCACCATGGCCCGGTCCAGCGCCACGGCCGCCTCGCGGGACGACGCGGCGGCCACCTTGGCCAGGCTCGTCGGGAACAGGGCCGAGGCCCAGCCCCCGTTGCGCCCGCTCGCGCCGAACCCCGCGGTCTCCGCCTCGAGCACGACGACCTTCAGCGACGGGTCGGCCTTCGCCAGGTAGTACGCCGTCCACAGGCCGGTGAACCCCGCGCCCACGATCGCGACGTCGGCGACCATGGGGCCCGGCAATGCCGGCCGCGGCGGCCCGGCGAGCTCGTCGGGCAGCGAGTCCCACCAGAACGACAGGCCGCGGTAGCCCGCTGCGCGCGCGCTCACCGCCGCCACTCCCGCACGTAGGCGGGCACCGGGAACGCCGCGCCGCGCTCGTCGGGCTCGGGCTCCCCGAACACCTCGCGCAGCGGGACGACGCCGGCCCACACCG
This portion of the Frankiales bacterium genome encodes:
- a CDS encoding MFS transporter, with the protein product MHAEGPSGRGESLRRLGTTAWQGDDVTGADGEAASRPARRAWRDDLRLLRRRDLGLVLVSRLVSDFGTGIAPIALAFGVLALSGGDAGSLGVVLLCAALPRVVFLLLGGVIADRVRSRARLMAGAEATAGAAHLVAGLLFISGHATVPALAVLAFVGGSAASVYYPTSTGLVPHLATGEDLQSANALMRLSTSIAGILGTATGGVLVAVVGPGWGLVVDAATYAVSAVLLSLVRAGVRTGEPAQARTSMLGDLLHGWREFTSRRWVWLIVLLFALSNFGFTAAIGVLGPVLSLEAFEGASSWAAVLVSFSLGTLVGVVVAMRLKPQHPLLVGMLAQVVIAAPLVAMAVPTSLPVLVAVSFVCGVGVDVFEIMWTTSLQQHVPHESLSRVSSYDWFGSLALTPVALALAGPLATWLGLQGALWLCAGLGAAACLGLLDPQIRNLRATP
- a CDS encoding CoA transferase; the protein is MTGTAGAGALSDLLVADFSRVLAGPYATMLLGDLGADVVKVERPGAGDDTRHWGPPYAADGTATYFTGVNRNKRSVAIDLGTAEGLARARDLALRADVMVENFKPGTLERLGLGYDDLARDNPGLVLCSVSGFGSGAGRDLPGYDLLVQAMGGLMSVTGPAPGEPTKVGVALVDVVTGLHAVYGILAALHHRVGTGRGQHVEVNLLSSLLSAMVNQSSAYAAGGVVPGILGNDHPSITPYAVYATADRPLVLAVGNDRQFRALAEVLGVAPLADDPRYATNPERVAHRDEVRAALEEVLRTRGADHWQARLTAAGVPCGPVNDLREAFALAESLGLDPVVRVPGSEVAQVANPLRLSGTPAAYRLPPPALGEHG
- a CDS encoding FCD domain-containing protein: MSTASVRPPTTTEAVLDAVRRMLVTGEIAPGSPVRQEALAEQLGVSRVPLREALKVLEGEGSVRYLPRRGYVASELSVDDLVEVYRLRELLEAEAIRVAVPRLTSTDLAALAAAAADVDAAGSAGDLGAMTVANRQFHFLLFDAAAMPRLSRTLRQLWDATDVYRSVYFAGVTNRRRVRHEHRALLAALRSGDAEAAVAAQHAHRANSVTAVTAALGRR
- a CDS encoding GNAT family N-acetyltransferase; the protein is MGEYSVRALEPGTWDAFARMVERHNGVFGGCWCTWFHTMSSEKERSYDANRALKCRLVDEGRAHAALVMHEGEVVAWCQFGSPEELPNIYHRKQYEQELDVLPDYRITCIFVDKAHRRRGLSILALRGALDLIADAGGGLVEGYPHDAGGKRKSVLYDGTRELFERAGFEYVRSKGSGNCVMRRSVEPVAAP
- a CDS encoding FAD-dependent oxidoreductase; the protein is MVADVAIVGAGFTGLWTAYYLAKADPSLKVVVLEAETAGFGASGRNGGWASALFPTSLAKVAAASSREAAVALDRAMVDTVDEVGRATAAEGIDCHFRKGGTVVLARTPVQLERARTEVAEQRSWGFGPERLDLLDADAARARLGATDVLGATYTPDCASIHPARLVRGLALAVERLGVVVHEGTRVTSIEPGVVRTTRGDVVAARVVRATEAWSSQLPGSRRDVAPVYSLVLATEPLPASFWDEVGLRHGETFADHRHLIIYGQRTADDRLVFGGRGAPYHLRSRIRPEFDREPAVFAELWRVLRDLFPAVEGHAVTHTWGGPLGIPRDWFPSVGLDETTGIGWAGGYVGDGVASSNLAGRTLADLVRGERSDITRLPWVNHRSPAWEPEPLRWLGVNLGLRVMGSADGAEERTGKPSRRAELFAPFLGGH
- a CDS encoding acyl-CoA dehydrogenase translates to MTPAPQSPFALLDLDGLLDDEERAIRDVVRQYVEDRIRPEVGDWFEAGSIPARELAREMGGMGLLGMHLEGYGCAGTNAVSYGLACLELEAGDSGIRSLVSVQGSLAMYAIHAFGSEEQRQEWLPRMATGEAIGCFGLTEPDFGSNPGGMRTYAKRDGDDWVLDGTKMWITNGTVADVAVVWARTDDGIRGFVVPTSTPGFSAREIHKKLSLRASVTAELVLEGVRLPADAVLPGVRGLRGPLSCLSEARFGIVFGTLGAARDCLETAISYAIDREQFDKPIAGFQLTQKKLADMALELDKGFLLALHLGRLKDAHTLRPEQVSVGKLNNARESLAIARECRSILGGNGITLEYPVIRHMNNLESVFTYEGTNEMHTLVVGEALTGIAAYR